Proteins encoded by one window of Danaus plexippus chromosome Z, MEX_DaPlex, whole genome shotgun sequence:
- the LOC116777293 gene encoding ankyrin repeat domain-containing protein 12 isoform X6, which translates to MPSTSRSRGSGRGADGAPKPQVIAPMSERQQLALVMQISSQDAPPAAPTPAEERKHTRQQRNERGETPLHVAAIRGDHEQVKKLLDQGQNPDIPDFADGTSQLSSGVVSSTQDEVNPGNKRLYTEDGQEADVTEEDVSKRKKRKDNEEKEPMAKPAPVARGGAGRKPPGPASKTGAQPLGKGAQNTKGAGSSSGKGAQAQGKGGGANAKANAQGSHQGKSGGAKGASGSQAGKQDRKSPVASPKPNQGKDDDEDSKSQESSAPKVPPLKIVIPGGAGGSGSRNEQEGDAPQRRASGSTGQRGGGKGRGSLSTLPYVIPCTSADTGQTSDSSDNCEDKRTGEAKAGQRVLRSHRTNDGDKDKGMTSPLRGSENRSGSGQNQALNSNKSPPPSGQDADHATSTSSGPGGRSESAAGPSVELHPRKRKIKASKDNHSRDSKNEQVPDSTTLTHNVTHSNPYQMYIHIRKQIERRQKALFPVKPKPPKDFNKYLMNRCTYTLQSTVNPEPQVEIPPNLPSQMVNEFLAQEKERTRLRIQHLVEKEKLVLAVEQEILRVHGRAERAVANQALPFSVCTILRDKEVYNVLAPEQEEKRNAQRSRCNGRQINSWLQEVDDKWEKIKEGMLRRQHTEAETLHAVQTMGWEWKLKEHGLCDYKSTPKIDPTHVPQIHVSNFDLPA; encoded by the exons ATGCCGTCGACGTCTCGGTCGCGGGGCTCTGGGCGCGGGGCTGATGGCGCGCCGAAGCCCCAAGTCATAGCCCCCATGTCGGAGCGGCAGCAGTTGGCACTGGTGATGCAAATATCATCCCAGGATGCCCCTCCAG CCGCTCCGACTCCGGCCGAGGAACGGAAGCATACTCGACAGCAACGAAATGAACGCGGAGAAACACCATTACATGTAGCAGCTATAAGAGGAGACCATGAGCAAGTCAAGAAGCTTCTTGATCAGGGTCAAAACCCAGACATTCCAGATTTTGCCG ATGGAACATCACAGCTGAGTAGTGGTGTTGTATCCTCTACTCAGGATGAAGTCAATCCTGGCAACAAGAGGTTGTATACAGAAGACGGTCAAGAGGCAGATGTGACAGAGGAAGATGTTTCAAAACGGAAGAAGAGAAAAGACAATGAAGAAAAGGAACCCATGGCCAAACCAGCACCTGTGGCTCGAGGTGGTGCCGGCcg CAAACCTCCGGGGCCGGCAAGTAAGACGGGCGCACAGCCGTTGGGCAAAGGAGCACAGAACACAAAGGGCGCGGGTTCTTCTTCTGGAAAAGGTGCGCAGGCGCAGGGGAAGGGGGGCGGCGCCAATGCCAAAGCTAACGCGCAGGGATCTCATCAG GGTAAATCAGGAGGTGCAAAGGGAGCATCAGGGTCACAAGCTGGCAAACAAGATCGGAAGAGTCCAGTCGCAAGCCCGAAGCCAAATCAGGGTAAGGATGACGACGAGGACTCCAAAAGCCAGGAATCGTCTGCACCGAAAGTGCCACCCCTGAAGATAGTAATACCAGGAGGGGCGGGTGGTTCCGGAAGTCGTAATGAACAGGAAGGCGATG CACCCCAAAGAAGGGCAAGTG GCAGTACAGGTCAGCGTGGTGGAGGCAAGGGTCGTGGTAGCCTGTCAACGCTGCCATATGTCATCCCATGCACCAGCGCTGACACTGGACAGACATCAGACAGCTCTGACAACTGTGAAGACAAGCGAACTGGGGAAGCCAAG GCCGGGCAAAGGGTTCTCCGCTCCCACAGAACGAATGACGGTGATAAAGATAAAGGGATGACCTCTCCGCTAAGAGGGTCGGAGAATCGCTCAGGCTCAGGGCAGAATCAGGCTTTGAATTCCAACAAAAGTCCACCACCCTCT GGGCAGGACGCTGACCACGCTACATCTACTTCGTCGGGTCCTGGTGGAAGATCAGAGTCAG cTGCTGGTCCGTCTGTGGAGTTGCATCCTCGTAAGCGGAAAATAAAAGCATCGAAAGATAATCATTCAAGAGACAGCAAGAACGAGCAAGTCCCAGATAGCACCACGCTTACTCACAACGTCACACATTCCAACCCCTATCAaatgtatattcatataaggaaacag ATCGAGAGACGTCAGAAGGCTCTGTTTCCAGTGAAACCAAAGCCGCCTAAAGACTTCAACAAGTACCTGATGAACCGTTGCACTTACACTCTACAGAGTACTGTTAACCCAGAGCCTCAAGTTGAAATACCACCCAACCTACCATCACAAATGGTGAACGAGTTTTTGGCTCAAGAAAAGGAAAG GACAAGATTACGTATCCAACACCTTGTTGAGAAAGAGAAGCTTGTTTTGGCCGTCGAGCAGGAAATATTGAGAGTACACGGGCGCGCCGAACGCGCTGTGGCTAACCAg GCTCTCCCCTTTTCCGTGTGCACTATACTGCGTGATAAAGAGGTTTACAACGTGCTAGCACCGGAACAAGAGGAGAAACGCAACGCGCAGCGATCCCGTTGTAACGGACGTCAAATCAACTCGTGGCTCCAGGAAGTCGATGATAAATGGGAGAAGATCAAG GAAGGTATGCTTCGCCGTCAGCATACGGAAGCTGAGACCTTACACGCAGTACAGACCATGGGATGGGAATGGAAATTAAAAGAACACGGTCTGTGCGACTACAAGTCCACGCCGAAGATAGATCCGACACACGTACCACAGATACACGTGTCGAATTTTGACTTGCCCGCTtga
- the LOC116777293 gene encoding ankyrin repeat domain-containing protein 11 isoform X1 — MPSTSRSRGSGRGADGAPKPQVIAPMSERQQLALVMQISSQDAPPAAPTPAEERKHTRQQRNERGETPLHVAAIRGDHEQVKKLLDQGQNPDIPDFAGWTALHEACSYGWFEVVTVLVEGGANVNAKGLDDDTPLHDATTSGNLKMVELLIERGADPFAKNAKGKTPSDYATPHIFEYLQSLKDNARTANTSRARDDSNKKGNASANSESHKRSNMEGLAQGEHLEGKETSTQEKGNVESRDDGTSQLSSGVVSSTQDEVNPGNKRLYTEDGQEADVTEEDVSKRKKRKDNEEKEPMAKPAPVARGGAGRILTGSKPPGPASKTGAQPLGKGAQNTKGAGSSSGKGAQAQGKGGGANAKANAQGSHQGKSGGAKGASGSQAGKQDRKSPVASPKPNQGKDDDEDSKSQESSAPKVPPLKIVIPGGAGGSGSRNEQEGDAPQRRASGSTGQRGGGKGRGSLSTLPYVIPCTSADTGQTSDSSDNCEDKRTGEAKAGQRVLRSHRTNDGDKDKGMTSPLRGSENRSGSGQNQALNSNKSPPPSGQDADHATSTSSGPGGRSESAAGPSVELHPRKRKIKASKDNHSRDSKNEQVPDSTTLTHNVTHSNPYQMYIHIRKQIERRQKALFPVKPKPPKDFNKYLMNRCTYTLQSTVNPEPQVEIPPNLPSQMVNEFLAQEKERTRLRIQHLVEKEKLVLAVEQEILRVHGRAERAVANQALPFSVCTILRDKEVYNVLAPEQEEKRNAQRSRCNGRQINSWLQEVDDKWEKIKEGMLRRQHTEAETLHAVQTMGWEWKLKEHGLCDYKSTPKIDPTHVPQIHVSNFDLPA; from the exons ATGCCGTCGACGTCTCGGTCGCGGGGCTCTGGGCGCGGGGCTGATGGCGCGCCGAAGCCCCAAGTCATAGCCCCCATGTCGGAGCGGCAGCAGTTGGCACTGGTGATGCAAATATCATCCCAGGATGCCCCTCCAG CCGCTCCGACTCCGGCCGAGGAACGGAAGCATACTCGACAGCAACGAAATGAACGCGGAGAAACACCATTACATGTAGCAGCTATAAGAGGAGACCATGAGCAAGTCAAGAAGCTTCTTGATCAGGGTCAAAACCCAGACATTCCAGATTTTGCCG GCTGGACAGCGCTCCACGAAGCCTGTAGCTACGGTTGGTTTGAAGTGGTGACTGTGCTGGTAGAGGGCGGTGCTAATGTGAACGCCAAGGGCCTAGATGACGACACACCACTCCATGATGCCACCACCTCCGGGAATCTTAAGATGGTCGAACTGCTCATAGAACGTGGGGCTGATCCGTTCGCAAAGAACGCAAAAGGAAAAACACCCTCAGATTATGCTACACCACACATCTTTGAATACCTCCAGTCTTTGAAAG ATAACGCGAGAACTGCAAATACAAGTCGTGCAAGGGATGACAGCAACAAGAAGGGCAATGCAAGTGCAAACAGCGAATCACACAAGCGAAGTAACATGGAGGGCCTAGCGCAGGGCGAACATTTGGAGGGCAAGGAAACCTCCACTCAAGAGAAAGGCAATGTTGAAAGTAGAgatg ATGGAACATCACAGCTGAGTAGTGGTGTTGTATCCTCTACTCAGGATGAAGTCAATCCTGGCAACAAGAGGTTGTATACAGAAGACGGTCAAGAGGCAGATGTGACAGAGGAAGATGTTTCAAAACGGAAGAAGAGAAAAGACAATGAAGAAAAGGAACCCATGGCCAAACCAGCACCTGTGGCTCGAGGTGGTGCCGGCcg AATCCTAACTGGTAGCAAACCTCCGGGGCCGGCAAGTAAGACGGGCGCACAGCCGTTGGGCAAAGGAGCACAGAACACAAAGGGCGCGGGTTCTTCTTCTGGAAAAGGTGCGCAGGCGCAGGGGAAGGGGGGCGGCGCCAATGCCAAAGCTAACGCGCAGGGATCTCATCAG GGTAAATCAGGAGGTGCAAAGGGAGCATCAGGGTCACAAGCTGGCAAACAAGATCGGAAGAGTCCAGTCGCAAGCCCGAAGCCAAATCAGGGTAAGGATGACGACGAGGACTCCAAAAGCCAGGAATCGTCTGCACCGAAAGTGCCACCCCTGAAGATAGTAATACCAGGAGGGGCGGGTGGTTCCGGAAGTCGTAATGAACAGGAAGGCGATG CACCCCAAAGAAGGGCAAGTG GCAGTACAGGTCAGCGTGGTGGAGGCAAGGGTCGTGGTAGCCTGTCAACGCTGCCATATGTCATCCCATGCACCAGCGCTGACACTGGACAGACATCAGACAGCTCTGACAACTGTGAAGACAAGCGAACTGGGGAAGCCAAG GCCGGGCAAAGGGTTCTCCGCTCCCACAGAACGAATGACGGTGATAAAGATAAAGGGATGACCTCTCCGCTAAGAGGGTCGGAGAATCGCTCAGGCTCAGGGCAGAATCAGGCTTTGAATTCCAACAAAAGTCCACCACCCTCT GGGCAGGACGCTGACCACGCTACATCTACTTCGTCGGGTCCTGGTGGAAGATCAGAGTCAG cTGCTGGTCCGTCTGTGGAGTTGCATCCTCGTAAGCGGAAAATAAAAGCATCGAAAGATAATCATTCAAGAGACAGCAAGAACGAGCAAGTCCCAGATAGCACCACGCTTACTCACAACGTCACACATTCCAACCCCTATCAaatgtatattcatataaggaaacag ATCGAGAGACGTCAGAAGGCTCTGTTTCCAGTGAAACCAAAGCCGCCTAAAGACTTCAACAAGTACCTGATGAACCGTTGCACTTACACTCTACAGAGTACTGTTAACCCAGAGCCTCAAGTTGAAATACCACCCAACCTACCATCACAAATGGTGAACGAGTTTTTGGCTCAAGAAAAGGAAAG GACAAGATTACGTATCCAACACCTTGTTGAGAAAGAGAAGCTTGTTTTGGCCGTCGAGCAGGAAATATTGAGAGTACACGGGCGCGCCGAACGCGCTGTGGCTAACCAg GCTCTCCCCTTTTCCGTGTGCACTATACTGCGTGATAAAGAGGTTTACAACGTGCTAGCACCGGAACAAGAGGAGAAACGCAACGCGCAGCGATCCCGTTGTAACGGACGTCAAATCAACTCGTGGCTCCAGGAAGTCGATGATAAATGGGAGAAGATCAAG GAAGGTATGCTTCGCCGTCAGCATACGGAAGCTGAGACCTTACACGCAGTACAGACCATGGGATGGGAATGGAAATTAAAAGAACACGGTCTGTGCGACTACAAGTCCACGCCGAAGATAGATCCGACACACGTACCACAGATACACGTGTCGAATTTTGACTTGCCCGCTtga